One Littorina saxatilis isolate snail1 linkage group LG1, US_GU_Lsax_2.0, whole genome shotgun sequence genomic window carries:
- the LOC138983889 gene encoding uncharacterized protein has product MDLPVYFPSDCNRRLAGLQDPFRKNFNVVFQDFGRYGHVNVEFSDSAHDAQSQSHSQPVYIAQRKHEKDQDRRHLCAEMPTIPLSATPVKVRYTFCDAVISGLPELPAKVMKFSRSLGQVSASLKQGVTWSKTFWTAKRTLDETNQPENLSPFQLRTLEGNLPESVRRVVNRHTDLSQRPMFKSYNPKYSGGLLACVSDVHNGDSSHLLFHASGDKRNRLMLTQVSPSDSHILASQVLTKQRVESAFQVHAECVHNQIYVGVRHEDSFSVFSVPSAISSQTGKDWEGGTQSLFQRQSPHTSDHRKVFDAELKFKLLGSCNFHEDEELPTSLCISPYLPGESLFCTDGGTVCIWSAERGIQRTLQRFPRFACSDPWHHAYYASHPRHVVLVDRTAAQMWDHRDGFRNSVDLFALPSQLVHKKESIMGAHLHSKTSPLHIVATSHCLFLVDQRFSGTPVMQWYPDLKGPLQYLVSTDYATDSTVQSGVVLAGSQYPAEVMCYPFDHGSGHAATMLLNPWRLSKISDISDTDRYNCFLGDADLSVLHERAEVSLAGVAVASGWKPDSLVTYQADCYGEVFFQQYSKPENLRVARKTGVPPHGHRDNCIHQDVQCHVRSWVQRVQKRVDSSLRHERKNRKEENMREMNNGEDNLGTALTGKAGTMCSLCGDTNSTEGLWTDSTQEKRVLCATCKLYHANVNSQTTSRRPISMSLLQRAQSEQEDRTDGTEKDQSCLDGVAPPVESYTADANAGVLLKLMKGDPDLAEAVQQREELRTKLLQELKEKTRVARENRRKRREAKADELDSVTNRSSSAASTSTQPPEHSVFNSEEHLRQNALIQEVMSRGGETEKPVTISQDFVDGEFFSDSDSESENTPPPGSKKVDKSLDLSEEEEELPTEAPHNVSQADDDEFFSSFDMSESGPSWSSLGTLKKSHSLSQEDEGVFVSPQFGAQPQSRSSKAIRSIADLCASESMSQDDDDTFFDVSDAGSDSLLNFPLLLSAAKKVKKSKRSVLLSQQSSEDESDVSKGSKASSKTKEILESRTSNQPVAVPVSAGLKNTGEFKVPSSKSTRKSEKSTAPHKQHDETQSLSLMSKSQGSKSRLKLKRSRLSSSQSVDDDDEFFNSQSIGCFSPLLTSTQQEGQRKEAADSSDSDAMFLSPLPMGRQSPSVGRRRSSKSSRKLSPFSSPTTAVSLSADVRQRGASPGALSSPSKSAEIRTTPVKRPAPPLQGIHTMSEKHLKQQSVSPLLARLQVQRSVTPSPAKLQSLSSVKTVTTPQMKTSPFSPISSPFSIPQTLKSQLSATNASPSPKSLSGGKGSSGKKSRRSLISGFY; this is encoded by the exons ATGGACCTTCCTGTTTACTTTCCCAGCGACTGTAACAGACGTCTTGCTGGATTGCAGGACCCTTTCAGAAAGAATTTTAACGTGGTTTTCCAAGACTTTGGTCGCTATGGACACGTGAATGTTGAGTTTTCAGACTCTGCACATGATGCACAGTCACAGTCACATTCTCAGCCCGTCTATATTGCTCAACGAAAACATGAGAAGGATCAGGATAGACGTCATTTGTGTGCTGAGATGCCGACAATTCCCCTGTCAGCCACACCTGTTAAAG TGCGCTACACCTTTTGTGATGCTGTCATCAGCGGACTCCCAGAGCTCCCTGCAAAAGTGATGAAATTTTCAAGGTCTTTGGGACAAGTTTCTGCATCCCTGAAACAAGGAGTTACA TGGAGCAAGACATTCTGGACGGCCAAACGGACGCTGGACGAGACAAACCAGCCTGAGAATCTGTCTCCATTTCAGTTGCGAACGTTGGAGGGAAACTTGCCAGAGAGTGTTCGCCGTGTGgttaacagacacacagacctcTCCCAGAGGCCTATGTTTAAATCCTATAACCCCAAGTACAGCGGAGGCTTGCTCGCTTGTGTCAGTGACGTTCACAATGGTGATAGCAGTCATTTGCTGTTTCATGCTTCAGGAGACAAGCGAAATAGACTGATGCTGACGCAGGTATCTCCATCTGACTCACACATCTTGGCATCTCAGGTCTTAACAAAACAGCGGGTTGAGAGTGCTTTTCAAGTTCACGCCGAGTGTGTACACAATCAGATCTATGTAGGCGTGAGACACGAAGACTCCTTTTCCGTATTCTCTGTGCCATCAGCTATTTCATCCCAAACAGGGAAGGACTGGGAAGGCGGAACTCAGAGTCTCTTCCAACGACAAAGTCCACACACAAGTGATCACAGAAAGGTGTTTGACGCTGAGTTGAAGTTTAAACTCCTTGGTTCCTGCAACTTTCATGAAGACGAAGAGCTTCCGACATCGCTCTGCATCAGCCCCTACCTTCCAGGGGAAAGTCTGTTCTGCACAGACGGTGGCACTGTGTGCATCTGGAGTGCTGAGCGAGGCATACAGAGGACGTTGCAGCGCTTTCCTAGGTTTGCCTGCTCTGATCCTTGGCATCATGCATACTACGCATCTCATCCTCGACACGTCGTCCTGGTTGATCGCACAGCAGCGCAGATGTGGGATCACCGTGATGGGTTTCGCAACTCTGTCGACCTTTTTGCCTTACCGAGTCAACTCGTCCACAAAAAAGAGAGCATCATGGGTGCTCACCTTCACAGCAAAACTTCACCTCTGCACATTGTGGCCACCAGTCACTGCTTGTTTTTGGTGGACCAGCGCTTCTCAGGCACACCCGTCATGCAGTGGTACCCAGACTTGAAAGGACCGCTGCAGTATTTAGTCTCTACAGACTATGCTACAGACAGTACAGTGCAGAGTGGGGTGGTTTTGGCAGGTAGTCAGTACCCGGCTGAAGTCATGTGCTATCCTTTTGATCATGGAAGTGGGCATGCAGCCACAATGCTTCTCAACCCCTGGCGACTGTCAAAGATTAGTGACATCAGTGATACAGATCGCTACAACTGTTTCTTAGGTGATGCAGACTTGTCCGTTTTACATGAACGTGCTGAAGTCTCACTTGCTGGTGTGGCAGTTGCGAGTGGTTGGAAACCCGATTCACTGGTGACTTACCAAGCAGACTGTTACGGAGAGGTTTTCTTCCAGCAGTACTCAAAGCCAGAGAACCTGCGTGTTGCACGTAAAACAGGTGTCCCACCCCACGGGCATAGAGATAACTGCATTCACCAAGATGTTCAATGTCACGTGAGGTCGTGGGTTCAGCGTGTGCAGAAACGGGTTGACTCTTCGCTACGACATGAAAGGAAGAATAGGAAAGAGGAGAATATGCGTGAGATGAACAATGGTGAGGACAATCTTGGAACAGCTTTAACAGGTAAGGCAGGCACAATGTGTTCGCTTTGTGGTGACACTAACAGCACAGAGGGTCTATGGACAGATTCTACACAAGAGAAAAGAGTGCTCTGTGCAACCTGTAAACTGTACCATGCGAACGTCAACAGCCAGACGACCTCGAGGAGGCCGATTTCCATGTCCCTGCTGCAACGTGCACAAAGTGAGCAGGAAGACAGAACTGACGGCACAGAGAAGGACCAGTCATGTTTAGATGGCGTTGCACCTCCTGTGGAGAGCTACACTGCCGATGCCAATGCTGGTGTTCTGCTCAAACTGATGAAAGGAGACCCTGACCTTGCAGAGGCTGTACAACAGCgg GAGGAGCTGCGCACCAAGCTGCTGCAGGAGCTGAAGGAGAAGACGCGAGTAGCACGTGAAAACAGGAGGAAGCGACGAGAAGCTAAAGCTGATGAGCTTGATAGTGTCACCAACAGAAGCAGTTCTGCAGCTTCCACTTCCACTCAACCTCCAGAACACAGTGTGTTCAACAGCGAAGAACATCTGCGTCAGAATGCTCTCATTCAGGAGGTCATGTCCAGAGGCGGAGAGACAGAAAAGCCAGTCACCATTTCTCAGGATTTTGTCGACGGAGAGTTCTTTTCTGATTCTGACAGTGAAAGTGAAAACACCCCACCACCAGGTAGTAAGAAGGTGGACAAGAGTTTGGACCTCtcagaggaagaggaggagctGCCTACAGAAGCTCCACATAACGTCTCTCAGGCTGATGATGATGAGTTTTTCAGTTCTTTTGATATGTCTGAATCAGGGCCGAGCTGGTCATCTCTTGGAACCTTGAAAAAATCCCACAGTTTATCTCAGGAAGACGAGGGTGTTTTTGTCAGTCCACAGTTTGGCGCTCAGCCCCAGTCACGTTCTTCTAAAGCTATCAGATCTATTGCAGACCTTTGTGCTTCAGAGAGTATGTCtcaagatgatgatgatacatTCTTTGATGTTTCTGATGCTGGCTCTGATTCTTTGTTGAATTTTCCTTTGCTTTTATCCGCTGCAAAGAAAGTGAAGAAGTCTAAACGCTCAGTGTTATTATCGCAGCAATCTTCTGAGGATGAATCAGATGTGTCAAAAGGCAGCAAAGCTTCATCAAAGACAAAGGAGATACTGGAGTCTCGCACCTCAAACCAGCCTGTGGCCGTGCCTGTGTCAGCTGGTTTGAAAAACACTGGAGAATTCAAAGTGCCTTCTTCAAAATCTACAAGGAAGTCGGAGAAATCCACCGCTCCACACAAACAGCATGACGAGACTCAGTCTCTGAGTCTAATGTCCAAGTCACAGGGTTCAAAATCACGTTTGAAACTCAAAAGATCACGCTTGTCTTCATCTCAgtctgttgatgatgatgatgagtttTTCAATTCCCAGAGTATTGGATGTTTTTCTCCGCTTCTGACTTCCACACAGCAGGAGGGGCAGAGGAAGGAAGCAGCTGACTCGAGTGACTCGGATGCAATGTTTCTGTCACCTTTGCCGATGGGTCGTCAATCACCAAGTGTAGGTCGTAGACGGTCTAGCAAGTCATCTCGAAAACTCTCTCCTTTCAGTTCTCCAACCACTGCAGTGTCCTTGTCTGCAGATGTAAGGCAAAGGGGAGCTTCCCCTGGTGCATTGTCTTCTCCGTCCAAGTCAGCAGAAATCAGAACAACACCAGTAAAGAGACCAGCACCTCCTTTACAAGGTATTCACACTATGTCagaaaaacatttaaaacaGCAAAGTGTCAGTCCATTACTAGCTCGACTTCAGGTACAACGAAGTGTAACCCCATCGCCAGCAAAATTGCAGTCACTATCGTCTGTAAAAACGGTGACAACTCCACAGATGAAGACATCTCCTTTTTCCCCAATAAGCAGCCCTTTCTCAATACCTCAGACGTTAAAATCCCAGCTGTCAGCAACAAACGCTTCACCATCACCAAAATCTCTTTCAGGGGGAAAGGGCAGCAGTGGCAAGAAGAGTAGGCGATCGCTTATCAGTGGGTTTTACTGA